CCTTAATATCACATTATCAAATTTGTCAGATGTTGAACCAGCTCAGTCCAAACGTTCCCTCACAGAAGAGTCACGATCGGAGCAGGAGGGTAAGCGCTGGTCAGATGTCTAGCATGTTTCTTCTTGTCTGTGTTATCTCGGTGTGTGTTGATGATGCTGTGTTTCACACTAGGGTGTGTGTTACTGAACCTGCTTCTGCAGCAGCCGCTGGATCCCAGCTCTTTGGGTCTGTGTCACCTGCTGTCCATCAGTCCTGACGCTCTGCCAAACGTCCTGTCACAGCACGGCTACGTCAGCCCGTAAGCCTCAACAAGCCCCGCCCACTGGGAGGAGCTTCTGACTTAAACACACAACACTTCTGAGAGCATTAGTGTGTGTCCTGAAACATGAGAAACCTACTGTAAACATCGGATTGCATTACATACAACTGTTTGTTTGGAGAAATCAGCGGCCCACTTTTACAACATTTATCATACGATATTCCGTTGCGTCATTTGTAAATATTGGTGTTTCCTAATGGAACGTTTGAGCAATGTCAACTTTAGAAACGATGATCAAATATACTTTAAGCCATGGGAagagatagatatagatagatacacaaacacacacacacatggttcaTTAAGAACAACATATAAAACACTACAGCTTCACATTGATTTTAgtgtagaaaataaaaaaagtttgtaaaaacgccttgtttaaaagactttttacatcatgaaattaactgtttttgcattttcaaaatgtagttttcattaacattttattatttattattaattaaaattttgtattGGTAAAAACTATTCTGACTTGATAACTATATATGACTTAAATATTCCTTTTAAatttactataatattttttatttatttttacaattaaatgtatataaaatatttgtattattattaattcatttctgaaagtAAAACTATGAAAGCCTAGAAATATTGGGGGaaaatgtaattctaaaattagatttttaggTCTGGAAAACTGGTGAAAATGAAAAATCAGCCATGTTTAAATAACACTTAGCATTATATTATACCAGGggtcctcaaatctggcccacgagatccactttcctgcagagtttagctctatcCATGTATTCTACTGTAGCAtgttatataactataaaaaaactatttcctCAATGTTTACTTACTCCTTTCTTCAGGGGATCGTTGACCACTTCCAGCTCGTCCTCCACAGAGTTCAGATCTTTTCATCGTCCTCAATCTCGATTTCACCAGCTGCAAAATCTGGCCATGTCCGCTCTGACCGCATTAGCTCTCCATGGCCCCGACAGTGTCCCACAGAACCCAGACGCTGCTCTCCAGCGCACCCGGCGCTCCTGTCCCGCCGCGGCGCACTTCCTCCCCCTGCTCAGCTTCCACATCAGCACATACTGTCAGTCTCTGGAGACGGTGGAGAGCTCGGCCAAGTCCTCGCTCCACAGCAGCTCACTGTCCGGCTCGTCTGACTGCAGCCTGGCCTCGAGTCTGGAGGAGTCTCTCAGCGGTCAGGAGGAGTTCGCCCTGGCCGCTCTCAAAGCGCTCTATCACATAGTGTGCTACAGCAGCGAGGCTCTGGACGTGCTCCTGTGCCCTCAAGAGGACGTGAAGCAGCCGCAGGGATCGAGAACGCTCCTCAGCACCTCTGAACATCTGAACGGGGACCCGCAGACCCCGCTGTCTCTGCTCAGGAGGGTCCTACAGCTGGCAGACCCTGCGTTCATTACGGCCGCGGGCCAGAGGGAGGCGCTGGTGAGCACGTGTTTGAAGACCCTCAGTGTTCTGGCCGAGAGAGCGCGGGACCACCAGCTCTCCAGGTGAAGTAGACTTCACACAGTTGAGATTCAGATTTACAGCTTACTcgaatggtttctgttttaagtCTAATTTTAGTTagctttagtcattttgttgtgtgttttcatCATTTCTATTAGTTTATGATgtcattatagttttttttgtactatttattatatttttagtttaaattgagtacataaaattaatacttattttaattttaagtctTATGGTTTGCATTTTAGTTTTTGataatatctgttttattttctataagATGTTTATTATCTTTCTATcgttttatctatctatcattctttctatctatctgtcttttcTATCTGTTATatagttctatctatctatctatctatctatctatctatctatctatctgttgttctatttatctatctgttgttctatctatcgttctatctatctgtatctatTTTCTATCTGTTCTATCGTTCCatctatctgttgttctatcgttctatctatcgttctatcgttctatctatctgtctattttcTATCTGTTCTGTcgttccatctatctatctatctatctatctgttgttctatttatctatctgttgttctatctatcgttctatctatctgtatctatTTTCTATCTGTTCTATCGTtccatctatctgttctatcgttctatcattctatctattgttctatctatctgtctattttctatgttctatcattccatctatctatctgttgttctatcgttctatcattgtttatatcattctatctatctgtatctatTTTCTATCTGTTCTATTGTTCCATCTAtgttgttctatcattctatctattgttctatctatctgtctattttctatgttctatcattccatctatctatctgtctacctatctatctatctgttgttctatcattctatctattgttctatctatctgtctattttctatgttctatcattccatctatctatctatctatctgttctatcgttttatcattgtttatatcattctatctatctgtatctatTTTCATCTGTTCTATTGTTCCATCTATGTGTGGTTGTATcgatctatctatcattctatctatctgtctattttcTATCTGTTCTGTcgttccatctatctatctatctatctatcgttctatctgtcTGTTTTCTATCTGTTCTGTcgttccatctatctatctatctatctatctatctatctatctatctgttgttctatcgttctatctattgttctatctatctttctatattctatcattccatctatctatctatctatctatctatctatctgttgttctatcgttctatcattgtttatatcattctatctatctgtatctatTTTCCATCTGTTCTATTGTTCCATCTATGTGTTGTtgtatcgttctatctatctgtctattttctatctgttctgtcattctatctatctatctatctatctatctatctatctatctgttgttctatcgttctatctatcgttctatctgtctatctatttatcattttgtcgttctatctatctgtctatctaaaAACTCAATATCTAATGAAGAACATTGCACACTAGCACTAGACTTCATTTCTATTTGTTGGTTTGGATTGAAGTAACTTCTAGAATGCAGTGTTCTCAGTTTATGCAGATTTTTAGTATGAAAAATGGACCATAAAGAATATCAGTCACAATTTATGCCATCTGGATTACTTGCCTAGACTGTGTTAATATGAGACAATTTTGAAAGATTTTGAAAAACAGTCAGTTTCAGTCCTCTGAAGAACCTTATTTCAGAAAACGTACTATTATATCTTAAAGTAATCACAGTCATTTATGCCTCGCATGGAATAACAGTTCCAACTCCATTTCAAACAACgccagtgttttttctttttaaaagtctGATTATTATAGTAATTTACTAGTCTTTTTTTCAATCCTGATGATAATAATTAATCTGCTGACTCTCTAATTTCTCTGACGTAGACTCCAGGTGGTGATGTCGAGTCAAGTGTTGCCTAAATGTCTGACTCCGGAGACGTCGTTCAGAATAGTGCGTCTGTCTGTGAGATGTCTGTCGTTTCTCATCTATAATGAAGACATGGCTGCTAAACTCTGCTCACACGAATGTAAGTGTGTTTCACTGCTCCACTGATCATCATCTGCTGGCGTGGTTTCACACCAACACTCGCTCTTCCACCAGATCCGTGTCCTTTTCTCAAAATGTTCCAGTACGTCACATCTAGACCGGACAGATCTGCTTCTGAGGACGTGTGGAGTCGCTTAGAACTGGAGGTGATCATCTTGTAATACTTCATTGGAAATATAAAGATGGTATTAAAAACGGTTTTCTGTTGTAAACAGGTCATCCGGTTGTTAACCAAACTGTTCACACAGAAGACCGGGACATGGGCGGCGTTGTGTGAATCCTCCTGCCAGTGTGTAAATGAGGTTTGATACTCTTTACTCTCACTGTCTGTTAGTTTTAAAGCAAAACCCGTCTGTAGAAGCACAAGAGGAACTTGGGTGAAACAATAGCTACTGATGTGTCTGGTACAGAGCGCACGATGCATTTTATTCCTCTTCAGGTGGTGCGGACGGTCGTTGTGGTTCTACACAGACAATGGCTGAAGACAAAAGGCAGAGGAAGTCAAGCGGTGGGTGGTCGGAGCTGGACGTGTCCTGGGTTGCAGGTACTGCGAGAAGCTCTGATGTTACTGCACTGGCTGCTGATGAAGGACTCGTCGTTTTCCGAACACTGTCTGGAAGTCCTGCACATGTACGATCAGGTCGTTCCCGCCATCAGAGACACGTTCCGGCTGGTCCCAGATCTGTCCGAGAGCGAAGGTCAGTTTGTGTGCGTACGAGTGATGCCAGCATGAACGTCTGATAAAGCACAGTTAAACATTTATCTTCGAATGAATCAGTTGCAGTGCATTAAACTGTGTTATATCACCGCAGAACTGGCTCTGGAGGAGATCTGCCGATCGGAAACGGAGTACGTTGAAGACATGGATATGGAAACCGGGTCGTGATGAGCAAACATGAAGTCAAGTTTTGTAACTAATGATATTTAGTGTATATCTTGAAATTTGTCTGCTCAGAAACATTCCGTGTGTCCTCAGATTTCGTCATACTTTTAAAAGACTGTGAGCACCAATGATCCGAATTAAAGAATTAATTCTATATCGCCTTTTTGTATTACAGGATATAGTCCTCCATTGTAGCTGCACTACTGtagaaatgtttagtttttttagtttttataaacCAAAGGGTTTATCTGTGGTAATTAACCGCAGGTgacaaatatacaatatttaaccGTGTGGGTTAATACTCATGAACAACTGACTGTACATTATatcgtttatttaaattgatactcacatgaaaaaaaaaaaagttgcatgtaatttttatttaaagttgatAATTTCACCTGCTAtcccaaaacacacaaaaacaataaattaatgtaCAAAACTATCAGCATAGCAACAAGGTGAATAATGCAGTAATATCACCCTAATATTAATACCAGAATCATCTGAGGTAAGTTACACTAGTCTGTATTCTGTATTAAAACAAAGTGAGAAAAGAAACCGGTGGATTCGAGATGCTAGAGTAGCTATCTGCGGTGTACTAACATCTgatagatgtctttaagatgtcagttttcacaaacatcttaaagacatcttctaaacgtctatttgacatctgataggaaatgttcgtctatttgacatctgcaaAATCAGTTTTTTGAGTGCATGTTGTAAGTGCTATCAAGGGAAGTGGTGTGTACTTTCCCGAGACCTCAAAGTATCTTGTAGTACAAGTGTGCTACTTTAAATTAGAATTGGTCCA
This DNA window, taken from Carassius auratus strain Wakin chromosome 47, ASM336829v1, whole genome shotgun sequence, encodes the following:
- the atrip gene encoding ATR-interacting protein, whose product is MDFPPSKRLKSHQVTAEPDPFDDDIDFTQDDLEQIDIIASQAITGEGQNSGSKRPFGSVFTSADERREAPVRSGRKTFAIGDGSSSINTCNNREPHRKDALDGHSSKDGEDLHFKQLEQQQADLKKKLKEVEEEILMKNGEIRVLRDSLKLANQEKEQQRQTQLALEKEKADAQSEREKELSRKVQSLQSELHFKEAEMNEMRGKLQSIERGGKQPATPARNILQSPVSRVFMTKETFAAEFSKKTSPVKKAILIEDVEPAQSKRSLTEESRSEQEGCVLLNLLLQQPLDPSSLGLCHLLSISPDALPNVLSQHGYVSPGSLTTSSSSSTEFRSFHRPQSRFHQLQNLAMSALTALALHGPDSVPQNPDAALQRTRRSCPAAAHFLPLLSFHISTYCQSLETVESSAKSSLHSSSLSGSSDCSLASSLEESLSGQEEFALAALKALYHIVCYSSEALDVLLCPQEDVKQPQGSRTLLSTSEHLNGDPQTPLSLLRRVLQLADPAFITAAGQREALVSTCLKTLSVLAERARDHQLSRLQVVMSSQVLPKCLTPETSFRIVRLSVRCLSFLIYNEDMAAKLCSHEYPCPFLKMFQYVTSRPDRSASEDVWSRLELEVIRLLTKLFTQKTGTWAALCESSCQCVNEVVRTVVVVLHRQWLKTKGRGSQAVGGRSWTCPGLQVLREALMLLHWLLMKDSSFSEHCLEVLHMYDQVVPAIRDTFRLVPDLSESEELALEEICRSETEYVEDMDMETGS